One window of Streptococcus troglodytae genomic DNA carries:
- the xseA gene encoding exodeoxyribonuclease VII large subunit has protein sequence MSDYLSVSSLTKYLKLKFDRDPYLERVYLTGQVSNFRRRPNHQYFSLKDEKAVIQATMWSGIYRKLGFELEEGMKINVIGRVQLYEPSGSYSIIIEKAEPDGIGALAIQFEQLKKKLAEAGYFDDRHKQRLSQFVKKIGVVTSPSGAVIRDIITTVSRRFPGVDILLFPTKVQGEGAAQEVADNIRLANERTDLDLLIVGRGGGSIEDLWAFNEEIVVQAIFESYLPIISSVGHETDTTLADFAADRRAATPTAAAELATPVTKADLLAFLQERQMRSYQAVMRLIRQKDEQVKKLQSSVIFRQPERLYDAYVQKLDHLRTRLLTKVRQVYDVYDSKEHLLRQRLLSLNLSGCIQRYQAQLKQDQRLLLSHMSSQYDSKLARFEKAQDALLSLDTTRIVARGYAIVQKDNHIIQSTQQIKKGDHLHLEMKDGQIQVEVENVKQEENI, from the coding sequence ATGTCAGATTATTTATCAGTATCTTCTTTAACCAAGTATTTGAAATTAAAATTTGATCGTGATCCTTATTTGGAACGGGTTTATCTGACAGGTCAGGTTTCTAATTTCAGAAGACGCCCCAATCATCAGTATTTTTCTCTTAAAGATGAGAAAGCTGTCATTCAGGCAACCATGTGGAGCGGTATTTATAGGAAATTGGGCTTTGAGCTTGAAGAAGGCATGAAAATCAATGTCATTGGCCGTGTGCAGCTTTATGAACCCAGTGGTTCTTATTCTATCATCATTGAAAAAGCAGAGCCAGATGGTATCGGTGCACTGGCTATTCAGTTTGAACAACTTAAGAAAAAACTGGCTGAGGCTGGCTATTTTGACGATAGGCATAAACAAAGACTGTCGCAGTTTGTTAAAAAGATTGGTGTTGTCACCAGTCCTAGTGGGGCAGTTATTAGGGATATTATCACAACAGTCTCGCGTCGTTTTCCTGGTGTAGATATTTTACTTTTTCCAACCAAGGTTCAAGGTGAAGGGGCAGCACAAGAAGTGGCTGACAACATTCGTTTGGCTAATGAACGTACTGATTTAGACCTGCTCATTGTCGGTCGTGGCGGTGGTTCTATTGAAGATCTCTGGGCTTTTAATGAGGAAATTGTCGTGCAGGCCATTTTTGAATCGTATCTGCCCATTATTTCTAGTGTTGGACATGAGACGGATACAACTTTGGCTGATTTTGCGGCAGATCGCAGAGCAGCAACGCCAACGGCAGCAGCTGAATTGGCAACACCTGTGACCAAGGCTGATTTATTAGCTTTTCTTCAAGAAAGACAGATGAGATCTTATCAGGCTGTTATGCGTCTGATTAGACAAAAGGATGAACAAGTTAAGAAACTGCAAAGCTCAGTTATTTTCAGACAGCCTGAAAGACTCTATGATGCTTATGTTCAAAAATTGGATCATTTAAGAACGCGTTTGTTGACCAAGGTGCGGCAGGTTTATGATGTTTATGATAGTAAGGAACATTTGCTCAGACAAAGATTGTTGTCCCTTAATTTATCGGGGTGTATTCAGCGCTATCAAGCACAATTAAAGCAAGATCAGCGTTTATTGTTGAGCCATATGAGCAGTCAATATGATAGTAAATTAGCCCGTTTTGAAAAAGCGCAAGATGCGCTTTTGTCACTGGATACGACTCGGATTGTGGCGCGTGGCTATGCTATTGTTCAAAAAGATAATCACATTATTCAATCAACCCAACAGATCAAAAAAGGAGATCACTTGCATCTTGAAATGAAAGATGGGCAGATCCAAGTGGAGGTAGAAAATGTCAAACAAGAAGAAAACATTTGA
- the lytS gene encoding two-component system sensor histidine kinase LytS, whose translation MLMILLFQRLGIIMILAFLLVNNSYFRQLIEERSKREKLVLIIIFGIFVIISNMTGIEITSDKSLVERPILTTISHSDSLANTRTLVITTASLVGGPLVGTVVGFIGGVHRFFQGNFSGAFYIISSALVGYISGQLGDQLKTNNLYPSTSQVIVISIVAESIQMLFVGFFTGWDLVKLIFIPMMLLNSLGSTLFLAILKTYLSNERQLRAVQTRDVLDLTQQTLPYLRQGLSQQSATKVCNIIKQHTNFDAVGLTDRTNVLAHIGVGQDHHIAGQAVKTDLSKSVILNGQPQIALDKTAIACPDQSCLLNSAIVVPLKINDETVGALKMYFSGDKKMTEVEENLALGLSQIFSGQLATGIAEEQNKLANIAEIKALQSQINPHFFFNAINTISALIRIDANKARYALMQLSTFFRTSLQGGQDREITLEQEKAHVDAYMNLEKLRFPDKYQLDYHITVSTKMTLPPFGLQVLVENAIRHAFKERKKDNHIRISITDQGEFYKVAVSDNGQGISPNMIDKLGQETVSESKGTGTALVNLNNRLNLLYGSASQLHFDSTDQGTTVWYEIPYQKGDKDEHFNS comes from the coding sequence ATGTTAATGATATTATTATTTCAGAGACTTGGTATTATCATGATTCTGGCATTTTTACTAGTCAATAACAGCTATTTTCGACAGTTGATTGAAGAACGTTCTAAGCGTGAAAAGCTGGTTCTTATTATCATTTTTGGCATTTTCGTCATTATTTCCAATATGACAGGAATTGAAATCACTAGCGATAAAAGTTTGGTGGAACGTCCTATTCTAACGACTATTTCTCATTCAGATTCTCTGGCTAATACGAGAACTTTGGTTATTACAACAGCTAGTTTAGTGGGGGGCCCTTTGGTCGGAACTGTTGTAGGTTTCATTGGTGGTGTCCATCGTTTCTTCCAAGGGAATTTTTCTGGTGCATTTTACATTATCAGTTCTGCCTTGGTAGGATATATTAGTGGCCAACTAGGTGATCAATTAAAGACTAATAACCTTTATCCATCTACTTCTCAGGTCATTGTCATCAGCATTGTTGCTGAAAGTATTCAAATGCTCTTTGTCGGCTTCTTTACTGGCTGGGATTTGGTTAAACTGATTTTCATTCCTATGATGTTGCTTAACAGTCTAGGTTCGACCTTATTCCTAGCTATTCTCAAGACCTACTTATCCAATGAAAGACAGCTGAGAGCCGTTCAAACTCGGGACGTTTTAGATTTGACACAGCAAACCCTGCCTTATTTAAGACAGGGACTGAGTCAGCAATCAGCTACTAAAGTGTGTAATATCATTAAGCAGCATACTAATTTTGATGCCGTTGGTCTGACTGATCGAACCAATGTCCTAGCTCATATCGGCGTTGGTCAAGATCATCATATTGCCGGACAAGCGGTCAAAACGGATCTCTCAAAAAGTGTTATTTTAAACGGTCAGCCACAAATTGCCTTAGACAAAACAGCCATTGCCTGTCCAGACCAAAGCTGTCTCCTCAATTCAGCCATCGTCGTTCCGCTCAAGATCAATGATGAGACGGTTGGGGCCTTAAAAATGTATTTTTCTGGTGATAAGAAGATGACTGAAGTTGAAGAAAATCTTGCCCTAGGTCTCTCACAAATTTTTTCTGGACAATTGGCCACCGGTATTGCCGAAGAACAAAATAAGTTGGCTAATATTGCTGAAATCAAGGCCTTGCAGTCTCAGATTAATCCCCATTTCTTCTTCAATGCCATAAACACTATCAGTGCCTTGATCCGCATTGATGCCAACAAAGCCCGATATGCTCTCATGCAATTAAGTACTTTTTTCCGAACCAGTTTACAAGGCGGACAAGATAGAGAAATCACTTTAGAACAGGAAAAAGCGCACGTTGATGCTTATATGAATCTTGAAAAGCTGCGCTTTCCTGATAAATACCAACTGGATTATCATATTACTGTTTCGACTAAAATGACCCTGCCTCCTTTTGGTTTGCAGGTTTTGGTTGAGAATGCGATACGCCATGCTTTTAAAGAACGCAAAAAAGACAATCATATTCGCATTTCCATAACAGATCAGGGAGAGTTTTACAAGGTTGCCGTTAGCGATAATGGTCAGGGTATTTCTCCTAATATGATTGACAAATTAGGACAGGAAACCGTATCTGAAAGCAAGGGAACAGGAACAGCCCTTGTTAATTTAAACAATCGCCTAAATTTACTTTATGGCAGTGCCAGTCAGTTACACTTTGACAGTACAGATCAAGGAACAACCGTCTGGTATGAGATTCCTTATCAAAAAGGAGATAAAGATGAACATTTTAATTCTTGA
- the lytR gene encoding two-component system response regulator LytR, giving the protein MNILILDDEMLARQELTFLIQQSKELDHPDIFEAEDISSAEKILFRQQIDLIFLDISLSEENGFTLANQLDQLAHPPLVVFATAYDHYAVKAFESNAADYILKPFEQERVDKALAKVKKIQHLSTIDQTATTEKKGMELLTLTLADRSIVLKMPDIVAASIEDGELTVSTKSTSYTIKKTLNWFKTRAKTNYFLQIHRNTVVNLEMIQEIQPWFNHTLLLVMVNGEKFPVGRSYMKELNAHLTL; this is encoded by the coding sequence ATGAACATTTTAATTCTTGATGATGAAATGTTGGCAAGACAGGAATTAACTTTTTTAATTCAGCAGAGCAAGGAACTTGATCATCCTGATATTTTTGAAGCTGAAGATATTAGTAGTGCTGAAAAAATTCTCTTTCGCCAGCAGATTGATTTAATTTTTCTTGATATTTCACTCAGCGAGGAAAATGGTTTTACCTTGGCCAACCAATTAGATCAATTGGCACATCCGCCACTTGTTGTCTTTGCGACAGCCTATGATCATTATGCCGTTAAAGCTTTTGAAAGCAATGCTGCTGACTATATTTTGAAGCCCTTCGAGCAGGAGCGTGTGGATAAAGCTCTGGCTAAAGTTAAGAAAATACAACACTTATCTACAATAGATCAGACAGCCACGACAGAAAAGAAAGGTATGGAATTGTTAACACTGACTTTAGCAGATAGAAGCATTGTCCTTAAGATGCCAGATATTGTGGCCGCTAGCATTGAAGATGGGGAACTGACTGTCAGTACCAAAAGCACAAGCTACACTATCAAGAAAACATTGAATTGGTTTAAAACTCGCGCCAAGACCAATTATTTTCTGCAGATTCATCGCAATACGGTTGTTAATCTGGAAATGATTCAGGAAATTCAGCCTTGGTTTAACCATACACTCTTACTGGTGATGGTCAATGGTGAAAAATTCCCAGTCGGCCGTTCCTATATGAAAGAGTTGAATGCTCATTTGACCTTATAA
- the lrgA gene encoding holin-like protein LrgA, whose protein sequence is MKHTSKVTQSKSAPMFIQMSIYAAILLVSQLISELLPKALPIPTTVIGLILMYVLLCSHIIKVEWVDSLGSLLISMIGFMFVPSGISLAANLNILKAEGLQLVAVISLSTILMLVIVTYTTSIILSIKKVNVASLWEKWTAHSFEKKFSKKVEGK, encoded by the coding sequence ATGAAACACACTAGTAAAGTAACACAATCAAAATCAGCACCTATGTTTATTCAAATGTCTATCTATGCTGCTATTCTGCTCGTTTCTCAGCTTATTTCAGAATTATTGCCTAAAGCCTTGCCAATTCCAACCACCGTTATTGGCTTAATTCTCATGTATGTCCTCTTGTGCAGCCACATCATCAAAGTTGAATGGGTTGATTCCTTAGGCTCCTTATTAATTAGTATGATTGGCTTTATGTTTGTCCCATCAGGTATTTCCCTAGCAGCTAATTTAAATATTCTCAAAGCTGAAGGATTGCAGTTGGTCGCTGTTATTAGCCTATCGACCATTCTCATGCTAGTCATTGTCACCTATACCACTTCTATCATTCTATCTATCAAAAAGGTGAATGTGGCAAGTCTTTGGGAAAAATGGACTGCTCATAGCTTTGAAAAGAAATTTAGCAAGAAAGTAGAGGGAAAATAA
- the lrgB gene encoding antiholin-like protein LrgB yields the protein MELLKSPIFGICFSLILYTIGQAVFRKSKGFFLLQPLFFAMVAGIIVLVLLAKGLGTDVKSLYTQAYKPGGDLIFWFLNPATIAFAVPLYKKNDVVKKYWKEIISSLIIGMIVSLVIIVAISKATGLSQASTASMLPQAATTAIALPIVHAIGGNTAITAMACILNAVIIYALGKKLVAFFHLNKSEIGVGLGLGTSGHTVGAAFALELGELQGAMAAIAVVVIGLVVDLIIPVFSYMIGLVH from the coding sequence ATGGAACTGTTAAAATCACCTATTTTTGGCATTTGTTTTTCATTAATCCTTTATACTATTGGACAAGCTGTGTTTAGAAAAAGCAAAGGTTTCTTTCTCTTACAACCTCTTTTCTTCGCTATGGTTGCAGGCATTATCGTACTTGTTTTATTGGCGAAAGGATTGGGAACTGATGTTAAAAGCTTATATACTCAGGCTTATAAACCCGGCGGCGATTTGATTTTCTGGTTTCTCAATCCCGCAACCATTGCCTTTGCCGTTCCACTTTATAAGAAAAATGATGTTGTCAAAAAATATTGGAAGGAAATTATCAGCAGTTTGATTATCGGTATGATCGTTTCCTTAGTCATCATTGTTGCTATTTCAAAAGCTACTGGTTTAAGCCAAGCTAGCACTGCTTCTATGCTGCCGCAAGCAGCAACAACCGCCATCGCTCTTCCTATTGTTCACGCTATCGGCGGCAATACTGCCATCACTGCTATGGCTTGTATCTTAAACGCCGTTATCATCTATGCTTTAGGTAAAAAATTAGTCGCTTTCTTCCACCTCAATAAGAGTGAAATCGGTGTCGGCTTAGGTTTAGGAACATCGGGACATACGGTCGGTGCAGCCTTTGCCCTAGAACTAGGAGAATTACAAGGCGCCATGGCTGCCATCGCAGTCGTTGTTATCGGCCTCGTCGTTGACTTGATTATTCCCGTCTTTAGCTACATGATAGGATTAGTGCACTAA
- a CDS encoding bifunctional methylenetetrahydrofolate dehydrogenase/methenyltetrahydrofolate cyclohydrolase — protein sequence MTEIIDGKALAQKMQLHLANKVEQMKEKHGLIPGLVVILVGDNPASQVYVRNKERSAIKAGFKSETLCLSDSISEEELIEIIEGYNQDPSFHGILVQLPLPAHINDKKIILAIDPHKDVDGFHPMNTGHLWSGRSMMVPCTPAGIMEMLSAYHVDLEGKHAVIIGRSNIVGKPMAQLLLEKNATVTLTHSRTEHLSEVTRCADVLIVAIGQGNFVTEEFVKEGAVIIDVGMNRDKNGKLIGDVNFDQVAQKASLITPVPGGVGPMTITMLLEQTYQAALRSVTK from the coding sequence ATGACAGAAATTATTGATGGTAAAGCCTTGGCGCAAAAAATGCAGTTGCATTTAGCCAATAAAGTTGAACAGATGAAAGAAAAGCATGGGCTTATTCCCGGTCTTGTGGTGATTTTAGTAGGTGATAATCCTGCCAGTCAAGTCTATGTGCGTAACAAAGAGCGCTCAGCTATCAAAGCAGGATTTAAAAGTGAAACCCTATGCCTATCTGATTCTATTAGTGAAGAAGAATTAATTGAGATTATTGAAGGTTATAATCAAGATCCTTCCTTCCATGGTATTCTGGTTCAATTGCCGCTGCCGGCTCACATTAACGACAAGAAAATCATTTTAGCCATTGATCCTCATAAGGATGTGGATGGCTTTCATCCTATGAATACTGGTCATTTGTGGAGCGGTCGTTCCATGATGGTACCTTGTACCCCCGCTGGTATTATGGAAATGCTGAGTGCCTATCACGTTGATCTTGAAGGAAAACATGCAGTTATTATTGGCCGTTCCAATATCGTTGGGAAGCCAATGGCGCAGTTATTGCTCGAAAAAAATGCAACAGTTACCCTGACCCATTCTAGAACGGAACATTTATCAGAAGTCACACGCTGTGCGGATGTGCTTATTGTTGCTATTGGTCAAGGAAATTTTGTCACTGAGGAATTTGTTAAAGAAGGTGCTGTTATCATTGATGTTGGCATGAACCGTGACAAAAATGGAAAACTTATCGGCGATGTTAACTTTGATCAAGTCGCTCAAAAAGCCAGTCTTATCACTCCTGTTCCGGGTGGTGTCGGCCCTATGACCATCACCATGCTTTTGGAACAAACCTATCAAGCAGCTTTAAGAAGTGTGACCAAATGA
- a CDS encoding FeoB-associated Cys-rich membrane protein, with translation MSTFIIAILIAAGAFLGIRHYIKQKGSCGDCDCACPVKDEMKKSSKIH, from the coding sequence ATGTCAACCTTTATTATTGCTATCTTAATTGCAGCTGGAGCTTTCTTAGGAATCCGTCATTATATTAAGCAGAAAGGTTCTTGTGGCGATTGTGACTGTGCCTGCCCTGTTAAAGATGAGATGAAAAAATCAAGTAAGATACATTAA
- the feoB gene encoding ferrous iron transport protein B yields MTEIALIGNPNSGKTSLFNLLTGTSQRVGNWPGVTVERKSGNVKKLKEISVQDLPGIYSMSPYSPEEKVARDYLLSNHADSILNVVDATNLERNLYLTTQLIETGIPVTIVLNMSDVLKNQGKSINSDKLAYQMGVPVVATSALKNTGVDKAVKKASQTTKSSVDSIQYPTYDAKFEAAIAQIIEVLGQTVPERFSRFYAIKLFERDRLVEEELDLSSFQKKEIKDIIQITEEVFTEDSESIVINQRYAFIERVSQMAQSQDNDFKMSASDKIDKIVTNRVLALPIFAVVMFLVYYLSIQTVGTMGTDWVNDVLFGKYVPEFITGILETLKVQAWLQSLIIDGIVAGVGTVLGFLPQIFVLFICLGILEDIGYMSRIAFVMDRIFRRFGLSGKSFIPMLISTGCGVPGIMASRTIENERDRRITIMTTTFMPCSAKLSVIALIAGAFFPHNPWIAPSAYFMGMIAIILSGIALKKTSFLGGYTSPFIMELPSYHLPKVDAVLRYAFGKAMSFVKRAGTIIFSLTVLIWFMSSYNFTLHSVDTENSILASLGRLLAWIFTPLGFGNWKATVAALTGLAAKETVVATFGILYNNPDATETTHSLWVSLQGDYTALAAYSFLTFNLLCAPCFAAIGAIKREMGNLKWTLVAIAYQTGLAYLVSLVIYQLGLVAFYGKPVTLWTGLALVLLLVMLYFIIRKPRQVKEKVITLDNLSLSHN; encoded by the coding sequence ATGACAGAAATTGCTTTGATTGGGAATCCCAATAGCGGAAAGACAAGTTTATTTAACCTTTTAACAGGGACAAGTCAGCGTGTTGGGAATTGGCCTGGTGTAACCGTTGAGCGTAAGAGCGGTAATGTCAAAAAGCTCAAAGAGATTAGTGTTCAGGACTTACCAGGTATTTATTCCATGTCTCCATACAGTCCTGAAGAAAAAGTAGCGCGTGATTATCTGCTGAGTAATCATGCAGACAGCATCTTAAACGTGGTTGATGCTACGAATCTGGAACGCAACCTTTACCTAACAACGCAGTTAATTGAGACAGGAATTCCTGTAACGATTGTGCTTAATATGAGTGATGTGTTAAAAAATCAGGGAAAATCTATTAATAGTGATAAATTGGCTTATCAGATGGGAGTGCCAGTCGTTGCGACCAGTGCTTTAAAAAATACAGGTGTTGATAAGGCTGTTAAAAAAGCCAGTCAAACAACTAAGAGCAGTGTTGATAGTATTCAATACCCAACTTATGATGCCAAATTTGAAGCAGCAATTGCCCAAATTATTGAGGTTCTCGGTCAGACAGTACCAGAACGTTTTAGCCGTTTTTATGCCATCAAATTATTTGAGCGCGACCGTCTGGTTGAAGAAGAATTAGATTTATCTTCTTTTCAAAAGAAGGAAATTAAAGATATCATCCAAATCACCGAAGAAGTCTTCACAGAAGATTCTGAGTCCATTGTGATTAATCAGCGTTATGCTTTCATTGAACGTGTGAGTCAAATGGCACAAAGTCAAGATAATGATTTTAAGATGTCTGCTTCTGATAAAATTGATAAGATTGTGACTAATCGCGTTTTGGCCCTACCTATTTTTGCAGTCGTTATGTTCTTAGTTTATTACTTATCCATTCAAACAGTGGGAACAATGGGGACGGATTGGGTTAATGATGTTCTTTTTGGCAAATACGTACCTGAGTTTATAACAGGTATTTTAGAAACTTTGAAGGTGCAGGCTTGGCTGCAGTCTTTAATCATTGATGGGATTGTTGCTGGTGTTGGGACAGTTCTTGGCTTTTTACCGCAAATTTTTGTCCTCTTTATTTGTCTGGGAATTCTAGAAGATATTGGTTATATGAGCCGAATTGCTTTTGTTATGGATCGGATTTTCAGACGTTTCGGACTTTCAGGGAAATCCTTTATTCCTATGCTTATTTCAACGGGATGCGGTGTTCCGGGAATTATGGCCAGTCGGACCATTGAGAACGAACGTGATCGCCGTATTACCATTATGACAACGACTTTTATGCCTTGTTCAGCCAAGCTATCCGTCATTGCCTTAATTGCGGGAGCCTTTTTCCCTCATAATCCTTGGATAGCTCCAAGTGCTTATTTCATGGGAATGATTGCTATTATTTTATCAGGTATTGCCCTCAAGAAAACCAGTTTTTTAGGCGGTTATACGAGTCCTTTTATCATGGAATTACCAAGTTATCATCTGCCAAAGGTTGATGCTGTTTTGCGCTATGCCTTTGGTAAGGCCATGAGTTTTGTTAAGCGTGCTGGAACGATTATATTTAGTTTAACCGTTTTAATCTGGTTTATGAGTTCCTATAATTTTACTTTGCATTCAGTTGATACGGAAAACAGTATTTTGGCTAGTCTTGGACGTCTCTTGGCTTGGATCTTTACACCGCTTGGTTTTGGAAATTGGAAAGCGACTGTTGCTGCTCTGACTGGTCTTGCAGCTAAGGAAACAGTAGTTGCAACTTTTGGGATTCTCTACAATAATCCCGATGCGACAGAAACAACGCATTCACTATGGGTTAGCCTTCAAGGAGATTATACAGCGTTAGCAGCCTATTCATTTTTGACATTCAATTTACTTTGTGCACCTTGTTTTGCCGCTATTGGAGCTATTAAACGCGAAATGGGAAATCTGAAGTGGACTTTAGTGGCTATTGCTTATCAAACGGGTCTGGCTTATCTTGTTAGCTTAGTTATTTACCAGCTTGGTTTAGTCGCTTTTTATGGCAAGCCAGTGACGCTTTGGACAGGTTTAGCGCTTGTTTTATTACTTGTGATGCTTTACTTTATTATTAGAAAGCCACGTCAGGTCAAAGAAAAAGTGATTACCTTAGATAATTTGAGTTTAAGTCATAACTAA
- a CDS encoding ferrous iron transport protein A, whose translation MILQDARIDVPYTVVSINLPEDSVRHLSNLGLKVGSRLELISKTKTSAIVMLKSSRLAFDDSILSKIDVSESQETVETLPLSELEVGQFAYIDNIFAVNEAKRRLMDMGLTRHTKIYLRKVAPLGDPIEISLRGYELTLRKSEAQMISVVKIDNQEEK comes from the coding sequence TTGATTCTGCAGGATGCAAGAATAGATGTTCCTTATACTGTTGTCAGTATCAATTTGCCTGAAGACAGTGTGAGACATCTTTCCAATCTCGGTTTAAAAGTAGGCAGCCGTCTTGAATTGATTTCAAAAACGAAAACTAGTGCTATCGTTATGCTGAAATCTAGTCGTTTAGCTTTTGATGATTCGATTTTAAGTAAGATTGATGTTAGCGAAAGTCAGGAAACGGTTGAAACATTGCCTTTATCTGAGTTAGAAGTAGGTCAATTTGCATATATTGACAATATCTTTGCTGTTAATGAGGCTAAGCGCCGCCTTATGGATATGGGGCTGACGCGTCATACAAAGATTTATTTGAGGAAAGTAGCTCCTTTAGGAGATCCAATAGAAATCAGTTTACGTGGTTATGAGTTGACCTTGAGAAAATCTGAAGCACAGATGATTAGTGTTGTTAAGATAGACAATCAGGAGGAAAAATGA
- a CDS encoding amino acid ABC transporter ATP-binding protein, whose translation MSETLISIKNLHKYFGKNEVLKGIDLDIKQGEVLVIIGPSGSGKSTFLRTMNLLEVPTKGSITFEGIDITDKSNDIFKMREKMGMVFQQFNLFPNMTVLENITLSPIKTKGLSKAEAEEKAYQLLDKVGLRDKAAAYPQSLSGGQQQRIAIARGLAMDPDVLLFDEPTSALDPEMVGEVLSVMQDLAKSGMTMAIVTHEMGFAHEVADRVIFMDDGIIVEEGAPEEVFKNAKEERTRDFLGKVL comes from the coding sequence ATGTCAGAAACACTTATCAGTATTAAAAATTTGCATAAATATTTTGGTAAAAATGAAGTACTCAAAGGAATTGACCTTGATATCAAACAAGGAGAAGTTCTTGTTATTATTGGACCATCAGGATCAGGGAAGTCAACTTTTTTACGGACAATGAATCTTTTGGAAGTACCAACCAAAGGGAGCATTACGTTTGAAGGTATTGATATTACCGATAAATCCAATGATATTTTCAAAATGCGTGAAAAGATGGGAATGGTTTTTCAACAATTTAATCTTTTCCCTAATATGACGGTTTTGGAAAATATTACGCTTTCCCCTATTAAAACCAAAGGGCTTAGTAAGGCAGAAGCAGAAGAAAAGGCTTATCAGCTTTTGGATAAAGTAGGTTTGCGTGATAAGGCAGCGGCTTATCCGCAAAGTCTATCAGGTGGGCAGCAACAGCGAATTGCTATTGCGCGTGGCTTGGCTATGGATCCAGACGTACTTCTTTTTGATGAGCCAACGTCAGCTCTTGATCCAGAAATGGTCGGCGAAGTGTTAAGTGTTATGCAAGACCTTGCTAAATCAGGGATGACCATGGCTATTGTCACCCATGAAATGGGCTTTGCACATGAAGTGGCTGATCGTGTGATTTTCATGGATGATGGTATTATTGTTGAAGAGGGAGCTCCCGAAGAAGTTTTTAAAAATGCCAAAGAAGAAAGGACCAGGGATTTCCTTGGAAAAGTGTTATAA
- a CDS encoding amino acid ABC transporter permease translates to MDFSFLSKYWAYFNYGVLVTIMISACVVFFGTIIGVLVALIKRSPIKVLDWLVSFYVWIFRGTPMVVQIMISFVLLHFTNMPIVKFGVLDLDFSRLLPGIIVLSLNSGAYISEVVRAGIEAVPKGQLEAAYSLGIKPVNAMRYVILPQAFKNILPALGNEFITIIKDSSLLQTIGVMELWNGAQSVVTATYLPLTPLLFGAFYYLMVTTLMSALVKLLENRFGKGDAS, encoded by the coding sequence ATGGATTTTTCATTTTTATCTAAATATTGGGCTTATTTTAATTATGGTGTTCTTGTAACCATCATGATTTCAGCCTGTGTTGTCTTTTTTGGAACTATTATTGGTGTTCTGGTAGCCTTAATTAAACGCAGTCCTATCAAGGTTTTAGATTGGTTGGTTTCCTTTTACGTGTGGATTTTTCGTGGCACTCCTATGGTTGTGCAAATTATGATTTCTTTTGTCCTTTTGCATTTTACCAATATGCCAATTGTTAAATTTGGTGTTTTAGATCTAGATTTTTCCCGTCTTTTACCTGGGATCATTGTTCTATCATTAAATAGTGGTGCTTATATATCAGAAGTTGTCCGTGCAGGAATTGAAGCAGTGCCTAAGGGACAGCTAGAAGCTGCTTATTCATTAGGGATTAAGCCAGTAAATGCTATGCGTTATGTCATTTTACCGCAGGCCTTTAAAAATATTTTACCTGCTTTGGGAAATGAGTTTATCACCATCATTAAAGATAGTTCTCTTTTGCAGACCATTGGGGTTATGGAACTATGGAATGGCGCTCAATCAGTCGTAACGGCAACCTATCTGCCTTTGACCCCACTTTTATTTGGTGCCTTTTATTATTTGATGGTGACAACCTTGATGTCGGCACTTGTCAAATTACTTGAAAATCGTTTTGGTAAAGGAGATGCCAGCTAA
- a CDS encoding YkuJ family protein: MESHLVRIINRLELMTTDSNNLKRHFERDGAVVAEVSFNNDPENGPVFTLRDVAAHETYTFDSIDLIAMEIYDLLY; this comes from the coding sequence ATGGAATCACACTTAGTGAGAATTATTAATCGTTTGGAATTAATGACGACTGACAGCAATAATTTGAAACGTCATTTTGAACGTGATGGTGCTGTTGTTGCAGAGGTTTCCTTTAATAATGATCCAGAAAACGGTCCTGTCTTTACTTTGCGGGATGTTGCTGCGCATGAGACTTATACTTTTGACAGTATTGACCTTATTGCAATGGAAATCTACGATTTACTTTATTAA